The sequence GAGCCGGACCTCAATCCCACGTACGCGGACCTGGCCCGGCACTACGGCTTCGCGATTCTGCCCGCGCACCCTCGCAAGCCGAGCTACTTGCGAGGCCGAGCCGAAAAATTGGAGAAAAGAGATGGCCCCGGTCTGACCACCGCTCACGCCCTGCCGCCGTGCCCTGCGACGTTGCAGGGCAAACACCGCTCGCAGGAAAAGGGTGAGGACGTCCGAGAGCAGCCCCTTCTCCTTCAGCAGTCCCCATCGGAAAGGACAACGTCCACTGACGGTAGGGCACGTGCGGCAGCACCCGCTCCACCTCGTGAGCCCTGCGAGACTGGGGAACTTGGGCCGCTCGCGTCCGTGAGCGGGTTGTCCCTGGTGGGCCGCTTGTGCCCCCCAGTGTGCCCCTCCAGCGGGGCTGAGAACGGGACACGACGGGGCGAGACGAGATGGGGCGGCATGACGAACCGATGTGAGCTAACGGCGATAGCGGGTAACAGCGCGTCCTGCCTGGGGTTTCCTATCGCCCTGCCCACGGGTTCGAATCCCGTCTGGGACATGGCAGGCACGACAGTAGAGTAGCGGCCGCCATGGCGAATCACAGTCATCGACCTTTCCCACTCATTCTTTCCCTCGCGCTGATGGCCCCGGTGGCGCTCTGGGGCGGCTGCGGCGATTCCAAGGACCCCGCCCCTTCTCCGGACGCGGGCCCCATTCCCACGGAGCCTGCGAAGGCGACCCTTCACGTCGCCACGTGGAACCTGAAGCAGTTTCCCGCGACGCCGGATGCTCCCGCGCGCGTAGCCAAGGCAATACAGGTGCTGGATGCAGATGTGATTGCGGTGCAGGAGGTGGCGGACCCCACGGCATTCCAGACGTTGGTGGATGCGATGCCCGGGTACCAGGGCCTGCTCGGGACGCCGCAGACGGGCACCCCGCCGATCCGGGTCGGCCTGCTGTGGCGGACTTCCACCGTCACACTCGAATCGAGCGAGAACCTCTTCACCGCGTCTCCGCTCTTCCCTCGTCCCGCACTGAGGACGGACTTCGGCGTGGCCGGCGTGGGCACACGCTTCTCGGTGGTGACCGTCCACCTCAAGGCGGGCACGACCGCGGCCGATGAACAGCAGCGAATCGATTCAGCCCACGCGCTCGTGGGACAACTGGTCGAAATCGAGAACGCCGGCGAGGACGACGTGCTGCTGCTCGGGGACTTCAACGAGGCATTTGGAGACAGGCGCGCCGCGGAGTTCTTCGGCACCTTCGAGAGCGACGCCGGGAACACCGTCCTCTCCCGTGCGCTGGAGCAGTCCGGCCAGGTGACGTTCATTCCCGCGAAGCTCGTGCTCGACCACATGGTGGCGACGCCGGGCCTGAAGGAGGAGCTCGGCACCTCGACGCCGTCCGTCGTCACCGGGCTTGCGGTGCCGGCCGATGGAGGAACCGCCCTGAGCGACCACCACCCGGTGCGGCTCGAGCTCACCTTCTCCGAGCCGCAGTGACCCCGGGCCCAGAGCGGGCGCTCAGGGTTGGACGTGCATTTCCGGGCGTAGGTGAAGGGAGCTGCGCGCTCAGCGAGCCATGAGGCAGGAGCGCTGGAACAAGGGGGCCGCTTGCGCCCTCCTGCCCCATGCCGCCAGGCCGTGCGATGTACTTGATGACCCTGCCGATGATGAGCAGCGTCCATATGGCGGTCCCGGCGATGGTGAGGATGCGGTAGCCAGCGCGGCGCGAGGGCGCACGTGGGAGCCGCAATCCGGGTCACGCGCTCCATCGTCGCAAGGGCGTCGGAGTGCGGCATCGCCCCAATGCGGAGGCTCGGCGCCCGCATGGCCGCTCGATGCGCCCGTTGGTGTGCACCTGCTGAACGGTCCGGGGGCTCACCAGGAGGGAATCATGTCGGCTGCATCACGGGTGATGGCGGGGCTGGGCGACATCCGAACGTGGCAGGAGAACTTCTACCGCGGTCTGCATCAGCACCCGGAGCTGTCTCACCACGAGTACGCGACGGCGCGGAAGGTGGCGGAGAGGCTCGGGCAGGCGGGCTTCCAGGTGCACTCTGGAGTCGGCGGCACCGGCGTCGTCGGAGTGCTGCGCAATGGCGACGGTCCCACGGTGCTGCTCCGGGCAGACATGGATGCGCTGCCCGTGCGTGAGACGACCGGAC comes from Pyxidicoccus parkwaysis and encodes:
- a CDS encoding endonuclease/exonuclease/phosphatase family protein; its protein translation is MALWGGCGDSKDPAPSPDAGPIPTEPAKATLHVATWNLKQFPATPDAPARVAKAIQVLDADVIAVQEVADPTAFQTLVDAMPGYQGLLGTPQTGTPPIRVGLLWRTSTVTLESSENLFTASPLFPRPALRTDFGVAGVGTRFSVVTVHLKAGTTAADEQQRIDSAHALVGQLVEIENAGEDDVLLLGDFNEAFGDRRAAEFFGTFESDAGNTVLSRALEQSGQVTFIPAKLVLDHMVATPGLKEELGTSTPSVVTGLAVPADGGTALSDHHPVRLELTFSEPQ